One stretch of Mus pahari chromosome 5, PAHARI_EIJ_v1.1, whole genome shotgun sequence DNA includes these proteins:
- the Tmem177 gene encoding transmembrane protein 177, which yields MAGPLWRAAAFIQRHRTSLLVGSCAGLFGVQISFHLFPDPVVQWLYQYWPQGQPAPLSPHLWNLFQEVLKDIGIPSSHCYKPFTAFTFQPVSAGFPRLPAGAVVGIPAIFLGGPVTNIEHSVIIHGQRVDWQSPAGIRLRDALTLSHDAQKFALAKEVVYLESGVAALQTLPAPACLAGTWAISVGAKHALGLYGGPMSLRTAFNLVAIVVGYVAYTFSKDSLTLALEGWLDRRTASLSAAYVQGGVEFYEKILSGNLALRSLLGRQGEKLYTPSGNIVPRHWFRINHLPYTTRRDSLQQMWRATVSPGRF from the coding sequence ATGGCTGGTCCTCTGTGGAGGGCTGCAGCCTTtatacagagacacagaacaaGCCTATTGGTGGGTTCCTGTGCAGGCCTGTTTGGGGTTCAAATCTCATTTCACCTCTTCCCAGATCCTGTAGTCCAATGGCTCTACCAGTACTGGCCTCAGGGCCAGCCAGCTCCTCTTTCCCCTCATCTGTGGAACCTCTTCCAAGAGGTGCTAAAGGACATAGGTATCCCTTCAAGTCACTGCTACAAGCCTTTTACTGCCTTCACTTTTCAGCCTGTGAGTGCTGGCTTCCCACGGTTGCCTGCTGGGGCTGTGGTGGGAATCCCTGCCATCTTCCTGGGTGGCCCTGTAACCAACATTGAACACTCTGTGATCATACATGGGCAAAGAGTGGATTGGCAAAGCCCAGCAGGCATCAGGCTGAGAGATGCCTTGACCCTGTCTCATGATGCCCAGAAGTTTGCCTTGGCCAAGGAGGTGGTATACCTGGAGAGTGGTGTGGCTGCCCTACAGACCCTGCCAGCCCCAGCTTGCCTAGCAGGAACATGGGCAATAAGTGTGGGTGCCAAGCATGCCCTGGGGCTCTACGGAGGCCCCATGAGCTTGCGAACTGCCTTCAACTTGGTGGCAATAGTGGTAGGCTATGTAGCCTATACCTTTTCCAAAGACTCCCTCACTCTTGCCCTGGAAGGCTGGCTGGACCGCCGCACAGCCTCTCTGTCTGCAGCCTATGTCCAGGGTGGAGTGGAATTCTATGAGAAGATTCTGTCGGGAAACTTAGCCCTACGCAGTCTTTTGGGCAGACAAGGAGAAAAGCTGTACACACCAAGTGGAAACATTGTCCCCAGACACTGGTTTCGCATCAACCATTTGCCCTACACCACCCGCCGGGACTCTCTACAACAGATGTGGAGGGCGACAGTCAGCCCAGGCCGCTTCTGA